CCGCCTCGATGTTCCCCAGGGAACCAATGATGCAGATTTAGAAAAACTCGCACTTGGAGACCCCAAAATTCGTGAAGCGATTGGCTCTCAGAATATCAAACGGGTCATTGTAAAATCGATGAAATTAGTGAATATCGTCGTTGGATAACCGGATGGATTCAGTTGCTTGATCTCGAACCCACCGCGTAAGCGCTTGTGCTAAGGCACGACTTGCGCGGTGTGCATTTCTTCCCAATCTCATCAGATGAATGAGCGAGATCGGCCGTGTGAGAATCAGCCGAATCAGTTGAATCCAATTCACTTTTCCATTGGAAATGAGTCTGCCCACATCTTCTGGAAGTTCATCCGCAACCCCATCCGAAATTGCACGAATCACATCAATCGAAATTCCAAAGGATCGGACTGATTTTACAACCCAATACGATTCCATATCAACAGCAATCGCTTGCGTCGACTGGCGGCATTCGACCTTCTGAGATTGGCGAAATAACAGATAGGGAGACGTTACATGTATGGCATCAGTTGGCTCAGTGTCCTCGCCGGGTACGAATGAGCCATTCAAATCACAAAATACAGTTGGCGAAATCACCTCACCAACTGCCAGATCGGACGAAAGACCACCCGAGAATCCGGCAAGGACAACGCGAGTTGGAGGTGGATAATCGCGCAGAATTGAGGTAAAGATCTCCGCAAATCGCGGACACCTCACACCGATAATCCAAACGATAAGTTCCGTTTGCTCGAATCGAGCGGACCAACCTCGCCATTCACGCGATTGGATCGCTTGGATCTGGTGACAACGGCTCAGAAATGGCTTGATCTCAAGATCCATTGCCGCCAAGATCCAAACATATTTTTCTGGACTCAACTCAGTCACGACATCTGCCACATAATCATTTTCAGACTATCACCCAACTTCGCGTTCACACCCAATGCAGCGGCAATCTCATATCCGCAGTGCATCATGCAGTGTTCACATCGCGGATCTTTCCCATAGCCATACGCATCCCAATCGGTCTTCTCAATTAAGTCATTAAACGAGTCGTGATGCTCATCGGTAATCAAATAGCACGGACCTTTCCAGCCTTTGACGTTCCGTGTCGGATTTCCCCAAGCGGCACACTGCATCTCACGCTTACCTTGAAGGAACTCAAGATAAATCGGCGAAGTATTCATTTTATATTTCTTCAGCAGTGATTCTGCCTGAAGGAACTTCGACTTAATTTCATCACGCGTTAAAAAGATTTCGGCAGCGCCTTCCGGATTCGTACACTTCACCGCATCGTATCCATATGCAGGAGACAGCATAAATCCATCGACACCCAATTTCGTGAGATACCCATACAGAGCATCAATTTCTTCCATATTGGTTTCACGATAAACCGTCGTATTGGTACAGACTAGGAATCCGGCCTTCTTCGCAGCAATGATGCCATCAATGGCAGCTTTGAAGACACCCTTCCGTTCAACTGCTAAATCGTGCGATTCTTCCAAGCCATCAAGGTGAACATTAAAGAAAAACCGATCCGTCGGCTTAAACAAATGCAATTTCTTTTGCAGGAATACGCCATTTGTACATAAGTAAATATGCTTGCGCCGCTTGAGAATTTGGCGAACAAGCTCGCCAATTTCCGGATAAATTAACGGTTCGCCTCCACAGATACTCACAATCGGAGCCCCTGCTTCATCAACCGACTCCAGACACTCCTGAACCGATAATTTTTCCTTAATCGTGTCTTCATATTCTCGAATACGCCCACAGCCCGTACAAGTTAAATTACATGCATGAAGCGGTTCCAGCATCAGCACTAACGGAAACTTCGGTCGGCGAGCAATTTTTTGCTTGACCATGTAACTCGCCATATCAACAGTCAGACTTAACGGAAATCGCATTGATCAGCCTCCCTGCAAAGAAAATTATGCTTGATTCAATTTCGCATAGCGACCGAGCGCCATCAACGGAAAATAGTGCGGGTAGAGATGATATTTAAGGTAAAAAACTTTCGGGAATCCCGTACCCGTAAATGGGATTTCTGACCAAGCACCATCCGGCTGTTGAGTCCGCAACAAATAGTCAATTCCAGCGTTCACTTCCGGCGAATGAACTTCATCGGCAGCCAGCAACCCAAGAATCGCCCACGCTGTTTGCGAAGCTGTCGATTCACCAATTCCAGCTAAGGTCGGATCATCGTAACTCGCACAGGTCTCTCCCCAACCACCATCCGAATTCTGAACCTGCTTCAACCACTCCACCGCGCGTTGGATCATTGGCTCATGCATTGAAAAACCAACAGCACGAAGCCCCTGAAGGACCTGCCAAGTCCCATACAGATAATTCACCCCCCAACGTCCAAGCCAAGAACCGTTTTTCTGCTGATGCGTTCGAATAAAGGCAATTCCACGATCAACAATCGGATCGCCAACATGAAATCCATAATGCCCAAACGCTTCGAGAACTCGTGCCGTAATATCAGGACAACTGGGATCTAACATTGCGTTATGATCCGCAAATGGAACGCGTTCCAGGAGTTCCAACGTAATATCTCGATCAAATGCGGCCCATCCACCATCTTGATTTTGCATTGCCCGCAGCCATGCAAGTCCACGCTGGACCGCTGGTTGCGCTTCGTGACGCTCCAGATGTTTTGCCCTGCTCAACGCCATTAACACCATTGCGGTATCATCGGTGTCCGGGTAAAACGCATTTTCGTATTCAAAACACCAGCCTCCCGGCTGGGTATCATAAACCGTTTTGGCCCAATCCCCCGAAAATGTGATTTCTCGCCGAATTAACCAATTGCAAGAGAAATCCATAGAGTCATGACTGCGATCAATATTGGCATCGGCCAACGCAATCGTACTCAATGCAGTATCCCAAACCGGAGATAAACACGGCTGGAGACGCAGCGTGTTCCCTTCGCGAATCATGAGTTCACGCAATTTCTCCATTGCCCATTCAAATTCGGGAGAATCAGATTTTCCCATTGCGTGATAAACAATACAAGTGTAGACAATGGGTGGAAATATGGCTCCGATTCCGTCACTTTTCTCGGAATGCTCTTCCATCCATTGGATTGCCCGCTTGGTCGCCCACTTTCGAAATGGAAGAAAGCCACGCTTCTCACACCACTTAATGGCAGCATCAACACCCAGAAAGAAATTAGTCCAACTCAACCATGACTTTGTTGGTGCACAAGGATATCTCGGAGAATACGGGTCTTGTCGAAATAATTCACGAATCCCGTTCTCTTCCGGCAATCTTCGGACTGGTTTCAACGACCAAACCACGCTCAACGGCACGAAAATCGTTCGCGACCAAGATGACATGGCATAAATATTGATCCGAAACCAACGCGGTAACAGGATCATTTCTGGTGGAACGGCCGCACAATTTTCAAATGGAAATTGCCCTAAAATAGCGAGATAAAATCTCGTAAAGCTGTTGGTAGCCTCTGCTCCACCTAATTTAAGAATCTGCTTGGCTGCCCTCATCATTCGAGGATCTGATGCAGGATAACCCGCAATTTTCAGTGCAAAATAGGCTTTAACAGAAACTGATATGTCAGATCCGCCCCCCGGAAAATTCCCCCAACCGCCATCATCGAGTTGATTTTCCAACAAATAATTGGCTGCGAGCTGAACGGTCTCATCGTCTTCACGACGAAGAAAGGCCATCAATAGAATATATTCACTCTCTAAAATCGTATCCCCTTCAAGTTCGCTGACCCAGTGGCCATCCGCACGTTGAAGTTGAATGAGAGCATTCGCAGCAGCTTCAATCGCCTCGTTCAATGAGAGCGGCAACGTCGATGATGAATCATCCGCAGATCCAACGAATGTTGGCATCGATAGGTTTGGTGCTGTCACTAGAAGTCCCTTCCGAGGGTGACTGCGTTCCCGAAGCATCCTGATTCGGCAAACAACCGCATCGTAACCAGTTGCGTTTCCGAGACGCAAGTGCAACTCCGCTTCGAACGTCAATTCTTCATCGCTCGCAAATTCCACGAGCTTCCCAGATTGTCCAAACCCCTCACATTGCGAAAAAGTCGTTGGATTGTGAAATCTTGGAAATCGCCCTTCCCTTGACGAAATACGGCGCATTTGCGGTGGATTCCGAAGGAATTTGCATTTTTCTGCAATCTCGATCGTCCGCTCGATCCGAATAATTCCGATGAATCTCTCACAGGGATTCCGGGGATGGAGTCGGGAATTGAGACGACTCTTCATTTTTTGTGAGATTTTTGAGGTGTGTGATGCCGGATATCAATAAATGGAAATCTCCCAAACGCACGCTTTGTCTCCAAAGTCTCGAAGAACGATTGGCTCCAGCCGTGTTTACCGTTTCAAATCTCGAGGATACTGGAACCGGGAGCTTTCGTGAGGCACTCATCGCTGCCAATACGACCCCTGGAGAAGATACAATTGTCTTCCAGAACGGATTAGGCGGATCTGTGAAGGTTCTCTCACAGCTCGTTATTTCCGATTCCGTTCAGATCATTGGAAACTCATCGATCACGTTCGACGGACAAAAAGTATCGAATCTTTTCTCGATCCAGAATACGTCCGTCTCGTTTGACCGTGTGAATTTCACGCAATCAATATCACCAACCGTCGGCGCAACGCTCGAGATTGACTCCAAGTCTATCGTCACGTTAAATCAAACGAGTATCGTGAACAACCGATCCAATGAAGGCACGATTCGCAATTACGGATCACTTCAAATCAATGGGTCGAATATTAGCGATAATCGGGATAGCGCAATTGTCAACTTTGGAAATTTGACAATTCGTAGTTCGTTATTTACCAACAACATTTCCCCCTCGACTGGCGGAGCGATTCGCAATTTCGGTTCGCTCAATATCTCAACATCAACATTTAGTGATAATCGCGCATCGGCCGATGGCGGGGCGATTTTCCTTGGAATTACCGATCCAGATGATGTGATGGTGATCCAAAATTCAACATTCATCGACAACTGGAGTGTGAATGGCACAGGCGGAGCCATTGCGTCTCGTTTTGTTCCGACTTCTGCCCCAATTCAGATTCTCAGCAACACCATTGTCCGAAATGAGGCAACTACCGCTCAAATCCAAGATTCGCCCCAAGGTGGTGGGATTGCGTTGAATGGCACTGTCAATGCCACCTTAAGAAATAATCTAATTGCGGAGAATCGACGAGGACCGATCGATCAACAAGTTCTTGACGATGTTGTTGGAACGATCACAAACTCGAGTTTCAATTTATTGAGCGTTGGCGAAGGCGCGGTTGGCATCACAAACGGCGTCAATCGAAATCAAGTCGGTTCAATTGCAAATCCGATCGATCCCAAGATTGGAATCCTCACAAATAACGGTGGGCCAACCGCGACAGTCGCAATTCAAGCAGCAAGTCCGGCACGGAACCAAGGGGAAATTGCTGGAGATGCGAGCGACCAACGCGGAATTCTCCGCCCGCAGGAGGAAGCACCGGATATTGGTGCATTTGAATACACAGCCAATAACACGCCGAGACGGAATGGTTTTGCCGTTGGTCCAGGCGCCGGTGGAGGTCGCACGGTCATTGTTTATGATGCGGCGGGAAGTGAACGTTTCCGCGTCGATGTTTTTTCTGAAGGATATAATCAAGGCGTTCGCGTTGCCACGGGTGATATTGATGGTGATGGAATCGATGATCTGATTGTTGGTAGCGGCCCGGGTGTTGCCTCAGTTATTGAGGTTTACAGCGGTGCTGCCGGCAATCTGTTATTATATACGTTCCAGCCATTTGAATCCTCATTTTTGGGCGGTGTATTTGTCGCAGCCGGCGATGTGAACGGCGATGGGCACATGGATGTTGCCGTGTCTCCGGATGAGGGCGGCGGGCCACGGATTCGCTTGCTGTCCGGGAAAACATTTGAGCAAATTGCGGACTTTTTTGGGATTGAAGATCCCAACTTCCGAGGCGGAGCGCGAGCGTCGTTCGGTGACATCAACCGTGATGGATTTGATGATTTAGTCGTTGCGGCAGGCTTTGGTGGCGGGCCACGAATCGCCGCGTTTAACGGCAAAGCGCTCGGTACCGGCATCGAAAAACTCTTCAGCGATTACTTTGCCTTTGAACCGACACTGCGAAACGGAGCATTTGTTGCCGTTGGCGATATTAATGCCGACGGTTTTGCCGATTTGATTCACGGCGGTGGTCCGGGTGGTGGGCCTCGGATTTATGGGTTATCTGGTCAAACGCTGTTAGCTTCCAATGGATCGATCCAAGAACCTCTCACGAATTTCTTCGTTGGAGATACTCAGAATCGTGGCGGTGTTCGGGTCGCGGTGGCGAAATTGGATGGAGATAACCGAGCCGATTTGATTACCGGAGCTGGGGATCTTGGCGGTGGTGCGCTCACGTTAATTAACGGGAACACACTCACCGCAGATGGACTATCTTCAAGCCCGACGACTTTGGAGCCGTTCCCAGGCTTTGGAAATGGACTCTTTGTCGGTTAACGAATCACGATCCCAGCGATTCATTCCTTCGGGAGTGGTACTTGGGCCGGAGATGCGAGATACGCCAAGAGATCGCGCACTTCGGCCTCATTTAACTTTTCGAGTATCCCTTCCGGCATTAACGAGTGAGATGCCTGCGTGCGACTCACGATTTCGGATTTCGGGAAGGTGATCTTTTCATTCGTCGTTTGCAGAGTCACCGTTTTTTCAGACTCTTCTTTCACAATTCCATTGAGAAGTCGGCCACTATCCAACTCAATAATGGTTACCTGGTAGTCTTTTGGCACAATCGCGTTGGGGTCGAGCACATTTTCCAGAACGTAATCTAATTTCGCTCGTTGAGAACCAGTTAATTCTGGCCCAATTAAACCACCATCATCAAACAGTCGATGACAACTTGCACAATTTTGAGCATATAATCGGCGCCCATTCGAGAGATTGGCCGATTTCATCACCTCTGGCGTATATTTCGTTCGCAGCTCGTTTGCCTTCTTCACTCGCTCTGCTGAGGTGCTTCCAACAATGGACCAAATCTTCTGAAATTCCACTTTTACCTGGGCATCACGATACCCCTGCATCTGTCGAACGACGACTAATGACACATCTTGGCGATGAATCACTTGCTTTTGAATGGCCTCCATCATTTTCAGCGCAAACTGAGGACGGCTTGCTAATGTCGTGATCGCATCTTGTCGCTCAGATTCCGTGAATGAGGAATATCGCCCAACAATCGCATTGGCAATTTCTGGTTGTGAAAATGCTGCCAATGCCCGAATTGCATCACCACGCAATTCAGGATGGTCTAACAATTTCAGTAACGGCGAAACGAGGGTGTCAGACTGTTGTTGTTGGAGAATCTCCAACGCTCGGCGACGGGATGCAAGGGTTTCTTGGTTGGATTCCAACCGATTTCGCAACAATTCAATTGCATCACGATCTTGATATAACACCGCGATCTCCGTGGCTTTTTCTCGAACTAGGTTCGATTCGCTGGCGAGGAGTTTTGGAGCAATTTGTTTCCATTCCGGTGGCATCGCGACGTTTCGGCGTCCCGCATACGCCATTTGTATTCCAACTAATAAATCATATTGGACTTCTGGATTTTTCTGATCTGCGAGGTAGCTCAGAATCAACGTCGTTCCATTCTGTCTTGGATTCGATTGAACAATCAAGCGGCGTGCGGTGTTTTGCCGGATCGTTGGAATTTGGCAAGTATCTAACAACTCGCGGATTCGATCGGGATATTGACTGACAATTGGTTCGATGCCATACCACAGCATTTTGGGAATGGCGCGATCTTGAGAATCCGCCCCGTGAGCAGACAATGCTAACGCAATTGGGATTCGGCGATCAACGGGTAGTCGTTGAAGGGCCGCTGCCAAGTTTAATCTCACAAATCCCGATTGCTCGGACTTGGCCAATGCGTGCAGAAGCTGATCTGTCTGAGCGGCGATTTTCTGGGGTTCGGTGATGAAGCGAATCGCCCACACTCGGACCGATTCATCGGAATTGTTCAGGAGCAACTTCGCGATTGCGCTCGAATCCCCCTGAATCGCGTGCATCGTCCAGAGGGCTCGCAGTCGTTGGATCGGGTTTCCCTGTGTTAAAAATTTCGATAATTCGTCTAAAGCTTCCTTCTGAATGGATCGTTCCATTGCCCGCTCTTGGAGAATTCGGCGGGCCGTTCGCACCTTCCATTCTTGATTTTCGCTCTGGATTTGCGCCAATTCGAGATCGCTGAGTTGGCTGAGATCCCCCTTCCAAAACGAGAAATTCCCATAACGAGCCTGATAAATCCGCCCGTTTGTTCGGTCGGCAATTACATAATTATGGCATTCACCCGTGTCTGACCAATCGGAATAATAAATCCCATTCGGCCCCATTTGCACGGCAATTCCACGAAACCATTCATCGTTGGCGAAGATAAAATCGGGACGACGACGCCCTGCGGCACCAGTCGGCGTTCGTTCCAGGGCATCACGATTCAATCGATTTCCATGGATATTACAGGTTAACAACGAGTTTTGATACTCGGGCGGAAAGCGGTCATCTAACACGATTGCGGCTCCAGAGTGCGCGTGGCCACCTCCCGCATCCGAATGCTTTCCCTTGCCGCCTCGAGACTCCGTCCAGTGTCCGCCAGCCCAATGTTGATAATCGACCGCACTTGGCATTAATTCATACGAATGCGGCATCACATCTTGGCCAAACATCCGCTGATAATGCCCACCTGGGGTGACATGAAAGAGGTGATCGATCACACAGTTGGTAATCCAGGCTTCTCCCCATTGATCAAAATCTAACCCCCATGGATTGGTTGTGCCATGCGCAACCGCCTCGAAGCGTTTTTGTGTCGGATGATAGCGCCACACTCCACAATTGAGCTTGGTTCGCTCGGCATCACTCGCGCCGGGTTTGCCCACATTGGAATTGCTGAGAATTCCGTTACAGCCCCAAAGCCAGCCATCCGGCCCCCAACGTAATCCATTGACCACGTTATGTTTCGCATTTCGGTCCCAGCCATCTAACAGAATGGTCGCTGGACCATCGGGAATATCATCGTGATTTCGATCGGGGATAAAGATGAGATTCGGAACTGATGTCAGCCAAATGCCACCGAAGCCGTATGCAATCCCCGTGAGATTTGCCCCGTTTTCGAGAAACACTTTGCGGCGATCCATCTTCCCATCGCCGTTGGTATCCTCAAAAATGACGACGCGATCCGGTCCGGTTGGTGTCGTGACCCAGTTGGGATAACTTCGGCACTCAACCGCCCAGAGTCGGCCGCGATCATCAAAGGTCATCGCAATTGGCTGGACCACGTCAGGCTCGCCGGCGAAGAGAGTCACCTCAAACCCTTGCGGTGCCGTCATGATCTTGGCCGCGCGATCGACTGAAACGGGCTGATCCGCAGCGGGCAATATTGCGGTGAAAAGTAGCAGCATTCCACTCGCAATTGCGGCAGAAATTCGATTCGACATGGAGAGTTCCCCGATCGGAAAGATACTGTGACCGATCCAGGTTACTCGAAAAATTCGCGGTGCGAAACGGGGAAGAAAAAAGTCTCTACCGCTGCCACGCAACGATAGAGACTGCTTCGAGAAATCGTGTGAATTGGAGTCGTAACGGTTAGGCTAACAACCCATTCAACACATTTGCTTTTTCAACACCGGTGAGGCGTTGATCCAGCCCTTGATAGCGATAGGTGAACTTCTCGTGATCGAACCCCAGAAGATGGAGCACAGTGGCATGGAAATCCCGGATGTGAACCGGGTCTTTTACGATATTGTAGGAGAAATCATCGGTTTCCCCGTAGATTGCTCCCGGTTTTGCACCGCCACCGGCCATCCACATCGTGAAACATCGCGGGTGGTGATCGCGGCCATAGTTCTTCGGGCTTAACCCACCTTGGCTGTAAATGGTTCGGCCGAATTCGCCGCCCCACACCACCAGGGTACTATCATACAATCCCTTCGCCTTTAAGTCTTGAATGAGACCATAACAGGCTTGGTCGATATCCCGACATTGCGAGGGGAGCCGCCCCGCAGCGTTGCCATGCGTGTCCCAGTTATTCAGATAAATCTGAACAAATCGGACCCCCCGCTCGACCAACCGCCGCGCCATCAGCACCGAGTTGGCGAAGGAACCGGGCTTCTTCGCTTCGTCGCCATACAGCTTAAAGGTGGTGAGAGGCTCATTTTGGATATTGGTTAATTCGGGCATGCTGGACTGCATGCGATAGGCCATTTCATATTGTGCAATCCGGGTATGCGTTTCTTCATCCCCGACTTGCTGAAATGTCATTTCATTTAAGGTTTTCAATCCATCCAGAGTTTTCCGGCGAATATCACTCGGAACCCCCGGCGGATTGTTAATGAACAGAATCGGATCGCCCTTCGCACGGAACGGCACGGCGGCGTATTCCCCTGGGAGATACCCCGATTGCCAGAGACGCGCTGAAATCGCCTGAACTTGTTCGGTATTCGTGGGTTGCGCGACCAACACCACGAACGTGGGCAGATCCTTATTCAGCGAGCCCAACCCATACGAAGTCCATGCCCCCAAACATGGGCGACCCGTGACTTGATTCCCGGTCTGCATGTAGGTAATGGCAGGTTCGTGATTAATGGCCTCGGTATGCATGGACCGAATAAAGCACATGTCATCGACCATTTTGGCCGTCCATGGCAATAATTCGGTAACCCACATCCCAGATTTTCCATGTTGGGCAAATTTAAACATGGATGGTGCGATTGGGAACCGGGATTGACCGCTGGTCATGGTTGTGAGCCGTTGACCGTTGCGGACACTTTCCGGCAGATCCTTATCGTACCAATCTTTCATTTTGGGCTTGTAATCAAACAAGTCCATTTGAGCCGGGCCACCCACCATATGTAAATAAATCACATGCTTGGCTTTGGCGGGGTGATGGGTTTCGGGCAGAGCCGCGCCGATTCCCGTCTTGCTGCCAGCGGCGGTCGCCTTCCCTTCGCCCATCAGCGTCGCCAGGGCGGCGGTTCCCAGTGAGAAACCGGCACTGGCGAAGAAGTGACGGCGCGTTTCGAGCAACCGATGTTCTTGGAACGAATCCATGGTCAGATCCTCAGCGTTCGTGGGAGATTACTTGCACAGGACTTCGTCCAGGTTCATCAATTGATTGCACAGCATGGTCCAGGCGGCCAGTTCTTCGGCGCGAAGGCTGGCGTCGGGTTTCGACTCTCCAACGGTGATCAGTTTCTTCGCTTCCTCGGGCTGTTTCGCATAGAATGCGGCCAGTTCGTTCAGGCTGCGAATGACGATCGGCTTCTCATCGGCTCGCCAGGGACGCGAGAGCAGCCGAAGCGCCAAATCATCCAACCGCGAGTCCAACGACGGTCCGCCCTCTTTCAACACGCGGGTTGCGAGGTGGCGGGCGGCTTCCACAAATTGGACATCGTTCAACGTCACCAGTGCTTGGAGCGGGGTATTGGTGCGTTCGCGGCTGGTCACACAGGTTTCGCGGTTCGGGGCGTTGAAAATTTCCATCGATGCGGGCGGTGCGGCCCGCTTCCACAGTGTGTACATGCTTCGACGATAGAGATTTTCACCGGAATCGCGGCGATAATCGCGGGTATCCGAGCCGATCATCGCCACCGCTTCCCAGACGCCTTCGGGTTGATACGGCTTCACGGATGGGCCACCGATCTTGGGGACCAGCAACCCGCTAACGGCCAACGCCGAGTCGCGGATCATTTCGGCATCCATTCGGAATCGCGGACCACGGGACAGCAGACGATTGGCCGGGTCTTTGGCCTTCTTCTCCGGCGTGGTGATGGCGGCTTGCCGATAGGTGGAGCTGGTCACC
This DNA window, taken from Tuwongella immobilis, encodes the following:
- a CDS encoding choice-of-anchor Q domain-containing protein gives rise to the protein MPDINKWKSPKRTLCLQSLEERLAPAVFTVSNLEDTGTGSFREALIAANTTPGEDTIVFQNGLGGSVKVLSQLVISDSVQIIGNSSITFDGQKVSNLFSIQNTSVSFDRVNFTQSISPTVGATLEIDSKSIVTLNQTSIVNNRSNEGTIRNYGSLQINGSNISDNRDSAIVNFGNLTIRSSLFTNNISPSTGGAIRNFGSLNISTSTFSDNRASADGGAIFLGITDPDDVMVIQNSTFIDNWSVNGTGGAIASRFVPTSAPIQILSNTIVRNEATTAQIQDSPQGGGIALNGTVNATLRNNLIAENRRGPIDQQVLDDVVGTITNSSFNLLSVGEGAVGITNGVNRNQVGSIANPIDPKIGILTNNGGPTATVAIQAASPARNQGEIAGDASDQRGILRPQEEAPDIGAFEYTANNTPRRNGFAVGPGAGGGRTVIVYDAAGSERFRVDVFSEGYNQGVRVATGDIDGDGIDDLIVGSGPGVASVIEVYSGAAGNLLLYTFQPFESSFLGGVFVAAGDVNGDGHMDVAVSPDEGGGPRIRLLSGKTFEQIADFFGIEDPNFRGGARASFGDINRDGFDDLVVAAGFGGGPRIAAFNGKALGTGIEKLFSDYFAFEPTLRNGAFVAVGDINADGFADLIHGGGPGGGPRIYGLSGQTLLASNGSIQEPLTNFFVGDTQNRGGVRVAVAKLDGDNRADLITGAGDLGGGALTLINGNTLTADGLSSSPTTLEPFPGFGNGLFVG
- the hpnH gene encoding adenosyl-hopene transferase HpnH, yielding MRFPLSLTVDMASYMVKQKIARRPKFPLVLMLEPLHACNLTCTGCGRIREYEDTIKEKLSVQECLESVDEAGAPIVSICGGEPLIYPEIGELVRQILKRRKHIYLCTNGVFLQKKLHLFKPTDRFFFNVHLDGLEESHDLAVERKGVFKAAIDGIIAAKKAGFLVCTNTTVYRETNMEEIDALYGYLTKLGVDGFMLSPAYGYDAVKCTNPEGAAEIFLTRDEIKSKFLQAESLLKKYKMNTSPIYLEFLQGKREMQCAAWGNPTRNVKGWKGPCYLITDEHHDSFNDLIEKTDWDAYGYGKDPRCEHCMMHCGYEIAAALGVNAKLGDSLKMIMWQMS
- the shc gene encoding squalene--hopene cyclase; the protein is MTAPNLSMPTFVGSADDSSSTLPLSLNEAIEAAANALIQLQRADGHWVSELEGDTILESEYILLMAFLRREDDETVQLAANYLLENQLDDGGWGNFPGGGSDISVSVKAYFALKIAGYPASDPRMMRAAKQILKLGGAEATNSFTRFYLAILGQFPFENCAAVPPEMILLPRWFRINIYAMSSWSRTIFVPLSVVWSLKPVRRLPEENGIRELFRQDPYSPRYPCAPTKSWLSWTNFFLGVDAAIKWCEKRGFLPFRKWATKRAIQWMEEHSEKSDGIGAIFPPIVYTCIVYHAMGKSDSPEFEWAMEKLRELMIREGNTLRLQPCLSPVWDTALSTIALADANIDRSHDSMDFSCNWLIRREITFSGDWAKTVYDTQPGGWCFEYENAFYPDTDDTAMVLMALSRAKHLERHEAQPAVQRGLAWLRAMQNQDGGWAAFDRDITLELLERVPFADHNAMLDPSCPDITARVLEAFGHYGFHVGDPIVDRGIAFIRTHQQKNGSWLGRWGVNYLYGTWQVLQGLRAVGFSMHEPMIQRAVEWLKQVQNSDGGWGETCASYDDPTLAGIGESTASQTAWAILGLLAADEVHSPEVNAGIDYLLRTQQPDGAWSEIPFTGTGFPKVFYLKYHLYPHYFPLMALGRYAKLNQA
- a CDS encoding nucleoside phosphorylase-I family protein; the protein is MADVVTELSPEKYVWILAAMDLEIKPFLSRCHQIQAIQSREWRGWSARFEQTELIVWIIGVRCPRFAEIFTSILRDYPPPTRVVLAGFSGGLSSDLAVGEVISPTVFCDLNGSFVPGEDTEPTDAIHVTSPYLLFRQSQKVECRQSTQAIAVDMESYWVVKSVRSFGISIDVIRAISDGVADELPEDVGRLISNGKVNWIQLIRLILTRPISLIHLMRLGRNAHRASRALAQALTRWVRDQATESIRLSNDDIH
- a CDS encoding DUF1501 domain-containing protein, with the protein product MDSFQEHRLLETRRHFFASAGFSLGTAALATLMGEGKATAAGSKTGIGAALPETHHPAKAKHVIYLHMVGGPAQMDLFDYKPKMKDWYDKDLPESVRNGQRLTTMTSGQSRFPIAPSMFKFAQHGKSGMWVTELLPWTAKMVDDMCFIRSMHTEAINHEPAITYMQTGNQVTGRPCLGAWTSYGLGSLNKDLPTFVVLVAQPTNTEQVQAISARLWQSGYLPGEYAAVPFRAKGDPILFINNPPGVPSDIRRKTLDGLKTLNEMTFQQVGDEETHTRIAQYEMAYRMQSSMPELTNIQNEPLTTFKLYGDEAKKPGSFANSVLMARRLVERGVRFVQIYLNNWDTHGNAAGRLPSQCRDIDQACYGLIQDLKAKGLYDSTLVVWGGEFGRTIYSQGGLSPKNYGRDHHPRCFTMWMAGGGAKPGAIYGETDDFSYNIVKDPVHIRDFHATVLHLLGFDHEKFTYRYQGLDQRLTGVEKANVLNGLLA
- a CDS encoding c-type cytochrome, producing the protein MERSIQKEALDELSKFLTQGNPIQRLRALWTMHAIQGDSSAIAKLLLNNSDESVRVWAIRFITEPQKIAAQTDQLLHALAKSEQSGFVRLNLAAALQRLPVDRRIPIALALSAHGADSQDRAIPKMLWYGIEPIVSQYPDRIRELLDTCQIPTIRQNTARRLIVQSNPRQNGTTLILSYLADQKNPEVQYDLLVGIQMAYAGRRNVAMPPEWKQIAPKLLASESNLVREKATEIAVLYQDRDAIELLRNRLESNQETLASRRRALEILQQQQSDTLVSPLLKLLDHPELRGDAIRALAAFSQPEIANAIVGRYSSFTESERQDAITTLASRPQFALKMMEAIQKQVIHRQDVSLVVVRQMQGYRDAQVKVEFQKIWSIVGSTSAERVKKANELRTKYTPEVMKSANLSNGRRLYAQNCASCHRLFDDGGLIGPELTGSQRAKLDYVLENVLDPNAIVPKDYQVTIIELDSGRLLNGIVKEESEKTVTLQTTNEKITFPKSEIVSRTQASHSLMPEGILEKLNEAEVRDLLAYLASPAQVPLPKE